A stretch of Helicobacter pylori oki112 DNA encodes these proteins:
- a CDS encoding M48 family metallopeptidase, which produces MNAYCLTLNDTDIIIEKKDIKHLHISVCPPDGFVRVSCPLALNDESLRLSLIKRLPWIKEQQQNFLNQNRQSQRGMLERESHYLFGKRYLLKIEHTIRKHFVLQSPKYLILHVHQKTSLENRLKVLESYYRQVLREKIQTYINQYEKILNESIQGFKIQKMKRIWGSCNIAKRTLLFNLELAKAPSEGIEYVVVHELLHLKARHHNEYFRDLLSLYLPNWQRAKASLKETYLEHS; this is translated from the coding sequence ATGAACGCTTATTGTTTGACTTTAAATGATACAGACATCATTATAGAAAAAAAGGATATTAAGCATTTACACATTAGCGTTTGCCCGCCTGATGGCTTTGTGCGTGTGTCTTGCCCCCTAGCTTTAAACGATGAGAGCCTTAGGCTTTCTTTGATTAAAAGACTCCCTTGGATAAAAGAACAGCAACAAAATTTTTTAAACCAAAACAGACAAAGCCAAAGAGGAATGCTAGAAAGAGAAAGCCATTATCTTTTTGGGAAACGCTATTTGTTAAAGATTGAACACACCATAAGAAAACACTTCGTCCTCCAAAGCCCTAAATATTTAATCTTGCATGTCCATCAAAAAACAAGTTTAGAAAACCGCTTAAAAGTGTTAGAAAGCTATTACAGACAAGTTTTAAGAGAAAAAATACAAACCTATATCAACCAATACGAAAAGATTTTAAACGAAAGTATACAAGGCTTTAAAATCCAAAAAATGAAACGGATATGGGGGAGTTGTAATATTGCTAAACGCACCTTGCTTTTTAATTTGGAATTGGCTAAAGCGCCTAGCGAGGGCATTGAATATGTGGTTGTGCATGAATTATTGCATTTAAAAGCGCGCCACCATAACGAATATTTTAGGGATTTGCTGAGTTTGTATTTACCTAATTGGCAAAGGGCTAAGGCCAGTCTCAAAGAAACTTATTTGGAGCACTCTTAA
- a CDS encoding alanine dehydrogenase — MTIGLVKESMDLESRVALVPDDVALIVQKGVEVLVENHAGANSGYSNEAYESVGAKIVDSKTAWGQDLVVKCKEPLEHEYPLLKEKATLFSYLDLAYQKSLCEMFIDKKITSICTETIAGPKNDYPILAPMSVVAGRLAAHLVQHYLLALEHVKGFMGKGVMLGGLSGAQRAKIVVVGGGVVGMESAKVLSQMGAKVTILELDYAKLQNHPYYHLYDLEVLSVNEANIIQALNGAVGLVGAVLVTASQTPKVILRRHLKRMQKQGVVIDVACDLGGCIETIHQTSHSNPVYVEEGLLHYGVPNMPGIVAKTSSVAYSHASVPYLLYYLEHGLKGFLIANTKIVANTLGGLSAYNGYITQEGIAKTFNLAFKSPLEILKEL; from the coding sequence ATGACTATTGGGCTAGTCAAAGAAAGCATGGATTTAGAATCACGAGTGGCTTTGGTGCCTGATGATGTGGCGCTAATCGTTCAAAAGGGCGTGGAGGTTTTAGTAGAAAATCATGCCGGTGCTAATAGCGGTTATAGCAACGAAGCGTATGAGAGCGTGGGGGCTAAAATCGTGGATTCTAAAACAGCGTGGGGGCAAGATTTGGTGGTCAAATGCAAAGAGCCTTTAGAGCATGAATACCCTTTGTTGAAAGAAAAAGCCACGCTGTTTAGTTACTTGGATTTAGCGTATCAAAAAAGCTTGTGCGAAATGTTTATAGATAAAAAAATCACTTCCATTTGCACTGAAACTATTGCCGGGCCTAAAAACGACTACCCTATTTTAGCGCCTATGAGCGTGGTCGCTGGGAGGTTGGCTGCGCATTTAGTCCAGCATTATTTACTGGCTTTAGAGCATGTTAAGGGCTTTATGGGTAAGGGGGTCATGCTAGGGGGTTTGTCGGGTGCGCAAAGGGCTAAAATTGTCGTAGTTGGGGGCGGTGTGGTTGGCATGGAGAGCGCGAAAGTTTTAAGCCAAATGGGGGCTAAAGTAACGATTTTAGAATTAGACTACGCTAAATTACAAAACCACCCCTATTACCATTTGTATGATTTAGAAGTTTTAAGCGTGAATGAAGCCAATATCATTCAGGCTTTAAATGGAGCGGTGGGGCTAGTGGGAGCGGTGCTAGTTACAGCGAGCCAAACCCCTAAAGTGATTTTAAGAAGGCATTTAAAACGCATGCAAAAACAAGGGGTAGTGATAGATGTGGCTTGCGATTTAGGGGGGTGCATAGAGACCATACACCAGACAAGCCATTCTAACCCGGTGTATGTGGAAGAGGGTTTGTTGCATTATGGCGTGCCGAACATGCCAGGGATTGTCGCTAAAACAAGCTCTGTGGCTTATAGCCATGCGAGCGTGCCGTATTTGTTGTATTATTTAGAGCATGGCTTGAAAGGTTTTTTAATAGCCAACACTAAAATCGTGGCAAACACCCTTGGAGGCTTGAGCGCTTATAACGGCTATATCACCCAAGAAGGCATCGCTAAAACCTTCAATCTAGCGTTCAAATCGCCTTTAGAGATTTTAAAGGAGCTTTAA
- a CDS encoding type I restriction endonuclease subunit R yields MKTEKEVQKQVIETFKSMGYAYLGDLTKSDNENINKESLKAWLVKNQKINDERWQRIEQKIHDALKNDLYEANQTFYNLLIYGVGTKISQNENFQTTYLIDWKDVSKNEFSVAEEVSVKGANMKRPDIVLYVNGIALGVLELKKSSVSVESGIRQNLDNQKKEFIRDFFKTIQLVMAGNESQGLKYGVIETKEKYYLSWKEEGVQKNLFETIECFLKKERFLEFIHDFLIFDKGQKKCARFHQYFAIKKTQEFINRKEGGIIWHTQGSGKSLTMVWLARWLRGNIKQPRILIVTDRRELDAQIQGVFSGIGEDLYRADSKKDLLSVLFENKEFLVGALVHKFDDNDLEDLKKQPVLKEWVVLVDECHRTQSGKLHKAMKSLLPNAIFIAFSGTPLLKQDKKTSQEVFGNYIHCYKFNEAVSDRVVLDLNYEARSVDQYVSSPEKLDEYFELKTQGLNETAKTELKKKWVNLQKVFSTKDRLARIVQDIVLDMAKLPRLRSEKGNAMLVAESVYNACRYFELFLETELKDKVAVITSYEPNIADLKDCGSDESEESYKYRAYCKMLQNFFNEKDEKKALNKIKEFEEKVKERFINEPNRMKLLIVVDKLLTGFDAPSLTYLYIDKKMQDHGLFQAVCRVNRLDGEDKDFGCIIDYSDLFDSLQEAHSDYTNGAFENYEKEDIQGLISNKAQKIKKKLEEARDQLKSLGESVKEPKDERDYIAYFCGSDLEKNAQKRRLFYQLVGMFLRMFVELNNLEKPVYSKEEMQKIKQEAQFYRHLQKAVSLNSGDSVDLKSYSEDMRRILDAYIKATDSKTLIKIEDQGLCEVLAQMDINDFNKELSQVFKNESSMAESIANNTRKRIIEKEASDPKYYEKLSLLLNDLINQFREKKLTYLEYLQQIHNLAKQVIDKENKNYPKKINTNALKTLYDNLDQNEALALEIDACIRDNKKDGWVGHNQKEKNLKIALRKIINDEGLLENTFNLAKHIDEYH; encoded by the coding sequence ATGAAAACAGAAAAAGAAGTTCAAAAACAAGTCATAGAAACTTTTAAAAGCATGGGCTATGCGTATTTGGGGGATTTAACAAAGAGCGATAATGAAAACATCAATAAAGAAAGCTTGAAAGCATGGCTAGTTAAAAACCAAAAAATCAATGATGAAAGGTGGCAAAGAATTGAGCAGAAAATCCATGACGCTTTAAAAAACGATTTATACGAAGCGAATCAAACATTTTACAACCTTTTGATTTATGGCGTGGGAACTAAAATAAGTCAGAATGAAAACTTCCAAACGACTTATCTCATTGATTGGAAAGATGTTTCTAAGAATGAATTTAGCGTGGCTGAAGAAGTGAGCGTTAAAGGGGCAAACATGAAGCGGCCGGACATAGTGCTTTATGTTAATGGGATCGCTTTAGGGGTGCTGGAATTGAAAAAATCCAGCGTGAGCGTAGAAAGCGGTATCCGGCAAAATTTAGACAACCAGAAGAAAGAATTTATTAGAGATTTTTTTAAAACGATCCAATTGGTTATGGCGGGCAATGAAAGTCAAGGGCTAAAATATGGCGTCATAGAGACTAAAGAAAAATACTACCTTTCTTGGAAAGAAGAAGGTGTTCAAAAAAATTTGTTTGAGACGATTGAATGCTTTTTAAAAAAAGAAAGGTTTCTAGAATTTATCCATGATTTTTTGATTTTTGATAAGGGGCAAAAGAAATGCGCCAGGTTCCACCAATATTTTGCAATTAAAAAAACGCAGGAATTTATCAACAGAAAAGAAGGGGGGATTATCTGGCACACGCAAGGCAGCGGCAAGAGCTTAACTATGGTGTGGCTTGCTAGATGGCTAAGAGGAAATATCAAACAGCCAAGGATTTTAATCGTTACGGACAGGAGGGAATTAGACGCTCAAATTCAAGGCGTGTTTAGTGGGATAGGCGAGGATCTTTATCGCGCAGACAGCAAGAAGGATTTATTGAGCGTGCTGTTTGAAAATAAGGAATTTTTAGTTGGAGCGCTTGTCCATAAATTTGATGACAACGACTTAGAAGATTTAAAAAAACAACCTGTTTTAAAGGAATGGGTTGTTTTAGTGGATGAATGCCACAGAACCCAAAGCGGTAAATTGCATAAAGCCATGAAAAGCCTGCTCCCTAATGCGATTTTTATCGCCTTTAGCGGCACGCCTTTATTGAAACAAGATAAAAAGACAAGCCAGGAAGTGTTTGGGAATTATATCCATTGCTATAAATTTAATGAAGCCGTTAGCGATAGGGTGGTGCTAGATTTAAATTATGAAGCCAGAAGCGTGGATCAATATGTCAGTAGCCCTGAAAAGCTAGACGAATATTTTGAATTAAAAACCCAAGGCTTGAATGAGACGGCTAAAACAGAGCTTAAAAAGAAATGGGTTAATTTGCAAAAAGTTTTTTCCACTAAAGACAGATTAGCTCGTATTGTGCAAGATATTGTATTGGATATGGCAAAACTCCCACGATTAAGGAGTGAAAAGGGGAATGCCATGCTGGTGGCTGAAAGCGTGTATAACGCATGCCGGTATTTTGAACTCTTTTTAGAAACAGAATTAAAGGATAAGGTGGCTGTGATCACAAGCTATGAACCCAATATCGCTGATCTGAAAGATTGCGGGAGCGATGAGAGCGAAGAGAGTTACAAATACCGTGCTTATTGCAAAATGCTGCAAAACTTTTTTAATGAAAAAGATGAGAAAAAAGCCCTTAATAAAATTAAAGAGTTTGAAGAAAAAGTTAAAGAGCGTTTTATTAATGAGCCTAATAGAATGAAGCTATTGATCGTGGTGGATAAGCTATTGACCGGTTTTGATGCACCAAGCCTCACTTATTTATACATTGATAAGAAAATGCAAGATCATGGGCTTTTTCAAGCGGTGTGTAGGGTGAATAGACTGGATGGCGAAGATAAGGATTTTGGCTGTATCATAGACTATAGCGATTTGTTTGACAGCCTGCAAGAAGCGCACAGCGATTACACTAATGGGGCGTTTGAAAACTATGAAAAAGAAGACATTCAAGGGCTTATCTCCAACAAAGCCCAAAAGATTAAGAAAAAATTAGAAGAGGCTAGAGATCAATTGAAATCGCTTGGTGAAAGCGTGAAAGAACCAAAAGATGAAAGGGATTATATCGCTTATTTTTGCGGGAGCGATTTAGAAAAAAACGCTCAAAAAAGGCGGTTGTTTTATCAGCTTGTTGGCATGTTTTTAAGAATGTTTGTGGAATTGAACAATCTAGAAAAGCCCGTTTATTCTAAAGAAGAAATGCAAAAAATCAAACAAGAAGCGCAATTTTATAGGCATTTACAAAAAGCGGTTAGCTTAAATAGTGGGGATAGCGTGGATTTAAAAAGCTATAGCGAAGACATGCGCAGGATCTTAGACGCTTACATTAAAGCCACAGATAGCAAGACGCTAATTAAAATAGAAGATCAAGGGCTGTGCGAAGTTTTAGCCCAAATGGATATTAATGATTTTAATAAGGAGCTGTCTCAAGTATTTAAAAATGAAAGCTCTATGGCAGAAAGCATCGCTAATAACACCAGAAAACGCATTATAGAAAAAGAAGCGAGCGATCCTAAGTATTACGAAAAATTATCTTTGCTTTTAAACGATTTGATCAACCAGTTTAGAGAAAAGAAATTAACCTATTTAGAATACTTGCAACAAATCCACAATTTAGCCAAACAGGTTATTGATAAAGAAAATAAAAATTACCCTAAAAAGATCAACACTAACGCTTTGAAAACCCTCTATGATAATTTAGATCAAAATGAAGCCTTAGCCCTAGAAATAGACGCATGCATAAGGGATAATAAAAAAGATGGTTGGGTGGGGCATAACCAAAAAGAAAAAAACCTTAAAATCGCTTTAAGAAAAATCATAAACGATGAGGGTTTGTTAGAAAACACCTTTAATTTAGCCAAACACATAGACGAGTATCATTAA
- a CDS encoding type I restriction-modification system subunit M: MAIKKSELYSSLWAGADSLRGGMDASEYKNYVLNLLFLKYISDKARNNTYSEIEVPQGCFYEDILALEGDKEIGDKLNKIIAKIAEQNGLKGVIDSVDFNDNTKLGEGKAMIDTLSNLVKIFADLSLGAHGALDDDLLGDAYEYLMRHFASESGKSKGQFYTPSEVSLLLSLLLGIDENTRQDKSIYDPTCGSGSLLLKASSLAGEKGLTIYGQEKDISTTALCKMNMILHNSATADIAKGGSSTLSNPLFTTENGMLKTFDYVVANPPFSLKNWTDGLSIDPKSKQVINDRFNRFEDGTPPEKNGDFAFLLHIIKSLKNTGKGAVILPHGMLFRGNAEAQIRKNLLLKGYIKGVIGLAPNLFYGTSIPACVIVLDKENAHARKGVFLIDASKDFKKDGNKNRLRDQDVQKMIDTFNAYKEIPYYSKMVSLEEISANDYNLNIPRYIAAKQESEKDLFALINSHKASYLPKNEIKAYAPYFQVFKELKNTLFKKSDKEGYYALKTECENIKESIIQSSEYQTFHASVLNAFDRLDLFETFNHLEPGFNPKTLIESVCSKVLKEFEKGEILDKYGVYQLFKDYYNEVLQDDWFLLSSNGFLSAKELRELTPLKDKNKKANYLEEPDFVIQKTYYKSDLIPKNLIKQRFFEKEAKELEQLENALNEKEANFEEFIEEHSNEEGLFYESKINESVLKKELKNATDSEDKKILKTALEWLEAKNKALKMKNKAHEELELKAFHQYKNLELNEIKDLIIKDKWLKSLKNALENKILKRINAFISALNKIISNYSNSLLELDKEVKESESKVLEHLKDLGLMG, translated from the coding sequence ATGGCGATCAAAAAAAGCGAATTGTATAGCTCTTTATGGGCTGGGGCGGATAGTTTAAGGGGCGGAATGGATGCGAGCGAGTATAAAAACTATGTTTTGAACTTGCTTTTTTTAAAATACATCAGCGATAAAGCCAGAAACAATACTTATAGCGAAATAGAAGTGCCACAAGGGTGTTTTTATGAAGACATTCTCGCTTTAGAGGGCGATAAGGAAATAGGCGACAAGCTCAATAAAATCATCGCCAAAATCGCAGAGCAAAACGGCTTAAAAGGCGTGATTGACAGCGTGGATTTTAACGATAACACTAAGCTTGGAGAGGGTAAAGCGATGATAGACACCCTTTCTAATTTGGTTAAAATCTTTGCTGATTTGAGTTTGGGCGCGCATGGGGCTTTAGACGATGATTTATTGGGCGATGCTTACGAATATTTAATGCGCCACTTTGCCAGCGAATCCGGTAAATCCAAAGGGCAGTTTTACACCCCTAGCGAAGTTTCGCTTTTATTGTCCCTTTTGCTTGGCATTGATGAAAACACCAGACAGGATAAAAGCATCTATGATCCCACTTGCGGGAGCGGTTCGTTATTGTTAAAAGCTTCTAGTTTGGCCGGTGAAAAAGGTTTAACTATCTATGGTCAAGAAAAAGACATTTCCACCACAGCCCTTTGTAAAATGAATATGATCTTACACAATAGCGCTACTGCTGATATTGCTAAAGGGGGTTCTAGCACCCTTTCTAACCCCCTTTTTACTACTGAAAATGGCATGCTAAAAACCTTTGATTATGTTGTGGCTAACCCTCCTTTTAGCTTGAAAAACTGGACTGATGGGCTAAGTATAGATCCTAAAAGCAAGCAAGTCATTAATGATCGTTTCAATCGTTTTGAAGACGGCACGCCCCCTGAAAAAAATGGCGATTTTGCTTTTTTGCTCCACATCATCAAATCCTTAAAAAACACAGGCAAAGGGGCAGTGATTTTACCCCATGGGATGCTATTTAGGGGGAATGCTGAAGCACAAATTAGAAAAAATCTTTTATTAAAAGGCTATATTAAAGGCGTGATAGGCCTAGCCCCTAACCTTTTTTATGGCACTTCCATTCCTGCATGCGTGATTGTTTTAGACAAAGAAAACGCGCACGCCAGAAAGGGCGTTTTTTTGATAGATGCGAGCAAGGATTTTAAAAAAGACGGCAATAAAAACCGCTTAAGGGATCAAGATGTCCAAAAAATGATAGACACTTTTAACGCTTACAAAGAAATCCCTTATTATTCCAAAATGGTAAGCCTAGAAGAAATCAGCGCTAACGACTATAACTTGAATATCCCGCGCTACATTGCCGCCAAGCAAGAATCAGAAAAAGACTTGTTCGCTTTAATCAACAGCCACAAGGCTAGTTATTTGCCCAAAAACGAAATAAAAGCCTACGCCCCTTATTTTCAAGTGTTTAAAGAGCTTAAAAACACGCTTTTTAAAAAGAGCGATAAAGAGGGTTATTACGCTTTAAAAACAGAATGCGAAAACATTAAAGAGTCAATCATTCAAAGCTCAGAATACCAAACCTTCCACGCTTCTGTTTTAAACGCTTTTGACCGATTGGATTTATTTGAAACTTTTAACCATTTAGAGCCAGGTTTTAACCCAAAAACCCTCATAGAGAGCGTTTGCTCAAAGGTTTTAAAAGAATTTGAAAAGGGTGAAATTTTAGACAAATACGGCGTGTATCAGCTCTTTAAAGATTACTACAACGAAGTCTTGCAAGACGATTGGTTCCTTCTTTCATCCAATGGTTTCTTGAGCGCTAAAGAATTGAGGGAATTAACCCCCCTAAAAGACAAAAACAAAAAAGCCAATTATTTAGAGGAGCCGGATTTTGTCATTCAAAAAACCTACTATAAAAGCGATCTAATCCCTAAAAACCTGATCAAACAACGCTTTTTTGAAAAAGAAGCGAAAGAATTAGAACAATTAGAAAACGCCCTTAATGAAAAAGAGGCCAATTTTGAAGAATTTATAGAAGAGCATTCTAATGAAGAGGGGCTTTTTTATGAATCAAAAATCAATGAAAGCGTTTTGAAAAAAGAGCTAAAAAACGCCACCGATTCAGAAGATAAGAAAATCCTAAAAACCGCTTTAGAATGGCTAGAAGCTAAAAACAAGGCACTAAAAATGAAAAATAAAGCCCATGAGGAGCTGGAATTAAAAGCGTTCCACCAGTATAAAAACTTAGAATTAAACGAAATTAAAGATCTCATCATCAAAGACAAATGGCTTAAGAGCCTAAAAAACGCCCTAGAAAACAAAATTTTAAAACGCATCAACGCTTTTATTAGCGCCCTTAATAAAATCATTTCAAACTACTCTAACAGCTTGTTAGAATTAGATAAAGAAGTCAAAGAGAGCGAATCAAAAGTTTTAGAGCATTTGAAAGATTTGGGGTTAATGGGGTGA
- a CDS encoding TonB-dependent receptor family protein — MHKKVLLALTASLICQESLFAKEKDYTLGKVSTAGKKDRSDYSGQVNLGYSGITAPKSWQDEEVKKYTGSRTVISNKALIQQANQSIEEALQNVPGLQIRNATGVGAMPTIQIRGFGAGGSGHSDATLMLVNGIPVYMAPYAHIELDIFPVTFQAIDRIDVIKGGGSVQYGPNTYGGIVNIITKPIPTQWENQAAERITYWAKARNAGFAAPPDKTGDPSFIKSLGNNLLYNTYVRSGGMINKHVGIQAQANWVRGQGFRDNSPSSISNYWLDGVYDINENNGIKAYYQYYDFAIAQPGSLSEQDYKINRFANLRPINQKGGRSQRFGAVYENRFGDLDRVGGTFSFTYYGQLMTRDFQVSSSYNSANTVTCFSEAACRAAGLPAGYNLAVPYYATNYNGWAEVENPVRSINNAFEPKVNLIVNTGKVKQTFIMGLRFMTTTFLQRQYLNTNECATKTSGEGAGFLCEGANVMSGWKPHIKHGVYRNWNNWRNNYTAVYLSDRIEAWDGRFFIVPGLRYAFVQYNNENAANWMQIPEKDLRKIKHMNNWMPSTNIGFIPVQGDHNVLTYFNYQRSFVPPQLDVLSYGGAEYFTQHFDTVEAGARYTYKDKFSFNADYFRIWARDFATGQYSVYTSGPMKGNVRPINGYSQGVELELYYRPIRGLQFHAAFNYIDTRVTSHGPLTDLNGDVLKGTSYNKHFPFVSPFQFIFDARYNWRKTTIGISSYFYSRTYSGISNSAAGGYYGMQYYSGGNNYESVLNSGYQCEAWCMTQHEGLLPWYWVWNIQVSQIFWENGRHRVTGSLQINNIFNMKYYFTGIGSSPAGLQPAPGRSVTAYLNYTF, encoded by the coding sequence TTGCATAAAAAAGTTCTGTTGGCTTTAACTGCTAGTTTGATTTGCCAAGAGTCTTTGTTCGCTAAGGAAAAAGACTACACTTTGGGCAAGGTTTCTACTGCCGGCAAAAAGGATAGATCTGATTATTCTGGGCAGGTCAATTTGGGTTATAGCGGGATCACCGCGCCTAAGAGTTGGCAAGATGAAGAAGTGAAAAAATACACAGGAAGCCGCACGGTGATCTCTAATAAAGCGCTCATCCAACAAGCTAACCAAAGCATTGAAGAAGCTTTGCAGAATGTCCCAGGTCTGCAAATTAGGAATGCGACAGGTGTAGGGGCTATGCCTACTATCCAAATCCGTGGCTTTGGGGCTGGGGGTTCAGGGCATAGCGATGCGACGCTTATGTTAGTTAATGGTATTCCTGTTTATATGGCCCCCTACGCTCACATTGAGCTAGACATTTTCCCTGTTACCTTCCAAGCCATTGATCGCATTGATGTGATCAAAGGCGGGGGCAGCGTGCAGTATGGGCCTAACACTTATGGGGGTATTGTCAATATCATCACTAAGCCTATCCCTACTCAATGGGAAAACCAAGCGGCTGAAAGGATCACTTATTGGGCTAAGGCTAGAAACGCCGGGTTTGCCGCTCCCCCTGATAAAACCGGCGATCCTTCTTTTATCAAGTCTTTAGGCAATAACCTCCTCTATAACACTTATGTGAGGAGTGGAGGGATGATCAATAAGCATGTGGGTATCCAAGCGCAAGCTAACTGGGTTAGAGGACAAGGCTTTAGGGACAATAGCCCCTCTAGTATTTCAAACTATTGGCTAGATGGGGTCTATGACATCAACGAAAACAACGGGATTAAAGCCTATTACCAATACTACGATTTTGCTATCGCTCAACCGGGATCACTCAGCGAGCAAGATTACAAAATAAACCGCTTCGCTAATTTACGCCCTATCAACCAAAAAGGCGGGCGCTCACAACGCTTTGGGGCTGTGTATGAAAACCGCTTCGGGGATTTAGACAGAGTGGGCGGGACTTTCAGCTTCACTTACTATGGGCAGTTGATGACTAGGGACTTTCAGGTAAGCTCCAGCTACAATAGCGCTAACACGGTTACTTGTTTTAGCGAAGCGGCATGTAGGGCGGCAGGACTCCCGGCAGGGTATAACTTGGCTGTGCCTTATTATGCCACCAACTACAATGGCTGGGCAGAAGTAGAAAACCCTGTGCGCTCCATTAACAACGCTTTTGAGCCTAAAGTGAATTTGATCGTCAATACCGGGAAAGTCAAGCAAACCTTTATCATGGGCTTGCGCTTCATGACCACCACTTTTTTACAGCGCCAATACTTAAACACCAATGAGTGCGCCACCAAAACGAGCGGTGAGGGGGCAGGATTCTTGTGTGAGGGCGCTAATGTGATGAGCGGTTGGAAACCCCACATCAAGCATGGCGTTTATAGAAACTGGAATAACTGGCGTAACAATTACACAGCGGTTTATTTGAGCGATCGCATTGAAGCTTGGGATGGGCGCTTTTTCATCGTGCCTGGTTTGCGCTACGCTTTTGTGCAATACAACAACGAAAATGCGGCTAACTGGATGCAAATCCCTGAAAAGGATTTAAGAAAAATCAAGCACATGAACAATTGGATGCCCTCAACCAACATTGGCTTTATCCCCGTGCAAGGCGATCACAACGTGCTTACCTACTTCAACTACCAACGCTCTTTTGTCCCGCCTCAATTAGATGTTTTGAGCTATGGAGGAGCGGAGTATTTTACCCAACACTTTGACACTGTGGAAGCAGGAGCGCGCTACACCTATAAAGATAAATTCAGCTTTAATGCGGACTACTTCAGGATTTGGGCGCGCGATTTTGCCACCGGGCAGTATTCAGTCTATACAAGCGGCCCCATGAAAGGTAATGTGCGCCCCATTAATGGCTATTCTCAAGGCGTGGAGCTGGAATTGTATTACAGGCCTATTAGAGGGTTGCAATTCCATGCCGCTTTCAACTACATTGACACTCGTGTAACCAGCCATGGCCCTTTAACAGACTTGAACGGAGATGTGCTAAAAGGGACTAGCTATAACAAGCATTTCCCTTTTGTAAGCCCTTTCCAGTTCATTTTTGACGCTCGCTACAACTGGCGTAAAACCACCATTGGTATTTCTAGCTATTTTTATAGCCGCACTTATAGCGGGATTAGCAACAGCGCAGCAGGAGGCTATTATGGGATGCAATATTATAGTGGGGGGAACAACTATGAAAGCGTTCTCAATAGCGGTTATCAATGCGAAGCTTGGTGTATGACCCAACATGAAGGGCTCTTGCCTTGGTATTGGGTGTGGAATATCCAAGTGAGCCAAATTTTTTGGGAAAACGGACGACACAGAGTTACAGGAAGCTTGCAAATCAATAATATCTTTAACATGAAGTATTATTTTACCGGGATTGGCTCTAGCCCTGCAGGCTTGCAACCTGCGCCTGGAAGATCGGTTACAGCGTATTTGAACTACACTTTCTAA
- the rocF gene encoding arginase, translated as MILVGLEAELGASKRGTDKGVRRLREALSTTHGDVIKGMQTIIQERCVLYKEFRYAKNFEDYYLFCKENLIPCMREVFEKKEFPLILSSEHANMFGIFQAFRSVHKDKKIGILYLDAHADIHTAYDSDSKHIHGMPLGMVLNRVRSGFNRMSESEEKAWQKLCSLGLEKGALEIDPKCLVYFGVRSTEQSERDVIKELQIPLFSVEAIRENMQEVVQKTKELLKAVDIIYLSLDLDIMDGKLFTSTGVRENNGLSFDELKQLLGLLLESFKDRLRAVEVTEYNPTVSTKHNNEEEKQVLEILDLIINSCKIKDKKHSFAMSY; from the coding sequence ATGATTTTAGTAGGATTGGAAGCGGAATTAGGAGCGTCAAAAAGAGGCACCGATAAAGGGGTTAGGCGTTTGAGAGAAGCTTTAAGCACAACGCATGGCGATGTGATTAAAGGCATGCAAACAATCATTCAAGAGCGGTGCGTGCTTTATAAAGAGTTTAGATACGCTAAGAATTTTGAAGATTACTACCTTTTTTGTAAAGAAAATTTGATCCCTTGCATGCGAGAAGTGTTTGAGAAAAAAGAATTTCCTTTGATTTTAAGCTCAGAGCATGCGAACATGTTTGGGATTTTCCAAGCCTTTAGGAGCGTTCATAAGGACAAAAAAATAGGGATTTTGTATTTAGACGCGCATGCGGATATTCATACGGCTTATGACAGCGATTCAAAGCATATCCACGGCATGCCTTTGGGCATGGTTTTAAATCGTGTCCGTAGCGGGTTCAATCGCATGAGCGAGAGCGAAGAAAAGGCATGGCAAAAGCTCTGCTCTTTGGGGTTAGAAAAGGGAGCGTTAGAAATTGATCCTAAATGTTTGGTGTATTTTGGGGTAAGAAGCACCGAACAGAGCGAAAGAGATGTGATTAAGGAATTGCAAATCCCTTTATTTAGCGTGGAAGCGATAAGAGAAAACATGCAAGAAGTGGTTCAAAAAACCAAAGAATTGTTAAAAGCGGTGGATATTATTTATCTTAGTCTAGATTTAGACATTATGGATGGCAAGCTTTTCACTTCTACCGGCGTGCGTGAAAATAACGGGCTGAGTTTTGATGAATTAAAGCAATTACTGGGCTTGCTTTTAGAAAGCTTTAAAGACAGATTAAGAGCCGTTGAGGTAACCGAATACAACCCCACGGTGAGCACCAAACACAATAACGAAGAAGAAAAGCAGGTTTTAGAAATCTTGGATCTCATCATCAATAGCTGTAAAATTAAAGATAAGAAGCACTCTTTTGCGATGAGTTACTGA